A segment of the Polyodon spathula isolate WHYD16114869_AA chromosome 14, ASM1765450v1, whole genome shotgun sequence genome:
aataataataataataataataataataataataataatacacgtaTATGTCACTTTAATGCTTGATCATAGTCAcgttgcattgcattgcatttagtTACACCACTCCCTTTTCCATTTCTTGCAGgtttatttttacacataaatTGGCGCTGTtagcatacaaagaaaagaaaatagttcACCCATAAaaacaaatcacttttttttcctTGCACGTGTCATTTTGTAGGGAAACCAGAAtagaagcgttttttttttttttttttttttttttttttttttttttttttttttttttttttttttcagcttcaagTTTGCTACTTATTCACGTCATAAAGCTGACAGTCTCACACCAAATCAGATTGCGGGATGTGAAGAGAGCCCTAAGGCGTCACAGAGAGTAGAGTTAGGTTCGTGTTCACCTCTTCAGACTGCACAGCCCTATTTAAAGATCCAGGGAGCTTTCATTTTAAAGTCCCCCTCTTCATCCCACCCTGCAAGATGGTAAGTTTGGGCTCAGCCTGCTAGCACCCGCATGCGCTTTTCAGACAGGCACTTTTACTGGAATATGTGCAAAGTACTTTCGAATAGTTCAACGCGGTTTTTATATACAcctgtcttcatttttttttttttttttttttttttttttttttggctgttctCTCTTTGAATGTATTATTGATTCCCTTATTCCAGCTACAGAAATCAATGCGTGCCAGGTTGGTGTGCAGTCCTGTTGAAATCAATGCGTGCCAGGTTGGTGTGCAGTCCTGTTGAAATCAATGCTTGCTAATTTGGTGTGCAGTCCTGTTGAAATCAATGCGTGCCAGGTTGGTGTGCACTCCTGTTGAAATCAATGCGTGCCAGGTTGGTGTGCAGTCCTGTTGAAATCAATGCGTGCCAGGTTGGTGTGCAGTCCTGTTGAAATCAATGCGTGCCAGGTTGGTGTGCAGTCCTGTTGAAATCAATGCGTGCCAGGTTGGTGTGCAGTCCTGTTGAAATCAATGCGTGCCAGGTTGGTTTGCAGTCCTGTTGAAATCAATGCGTGCCAGGTTGGTGTGCAGTCCTGTTGAAATCAATGCTGGCTAATTTGGTGTGCACTCCTGTTGAAATCAATGCTTGCTAATTTGGTGTGCAGTACGTTTTCAACATGACTGCTTTTTTATAAGTTAAGCACGAAGAGATGTGCTgtggagtattattattattattattattattattattattattattattattattattattattatattctgggTTACTTGATGTGCATGCATGAAGAAACCCTGCTATATCCTATCTATCTCTGATCTGAAAGTGAGGGGGATTCTGTTCTTTTTACACATGTTAGTATAACTGACGTACGAATTGAGTGCGCGCTGCCAAACTGGAGTTCACACTAGCTTATGAGGTGCCCGGCTTCTCGTTATCCAGCGACATCAATAGTATAACTACGTTAGGAAGCGACGTCTGTATCGGTGTTAATGCTGGTGGCAGATCTGTAGTGTGCAATATTGTAACTTTATGATGGGATCGTAGCAGCATATTTGACTATTTATGTGCATTATTAGAAGTGCGCATCAAGCACAAGCAAGTTtctaattaaaagtaattatgaAAATGAAGTTTAGCAGATGTTCTAATTGTCGTCGCACTCAATTGCACATTTAACCCGTTTATTGCCTCGGACCGGTGTGTCTTTACACGGCAGCGTACATCTGATTAGGGTTACATTAACCGGCTGTTGAAGCGTGTTAAGAATGGAACCCTAATGGAGTTATATGAGAAGGCACGTCAGCCCTTTCGCACTAGTATGAGTGTCGTTATCGGGTGGGTGTGGGAATATATTCTCTCTGTTaagattattattcttttttacacagaaactGGTGATCTAAGGGGCGGGAATTTATTTAACTTCAATAGGCAGAAACGCACCTTTGCTCCATTGTTAAGATGTTATTAGACGAAGGGGTGAAGGTAGATACGCTCAGGTAAATCAGAGTCTAGTGAGGTCATTATTTTTAGAACGGTCAATAAAAGTATGTGAGAGTGTGCATGAGACCGTATTTTATAATGTACCATTTAATTAAACAACGACACACCCCTAAATTTAATTTCAAAGCAACACACCCGAGTGATCCTGTTTGCCCATGCTTCGGTTTACATTATGTGAAAATGCATCTAATGCTTCCCTTTCTCTCCCGTGTTTAATTTGCAGAGCGCCGTTGTTTCATGCCAAGACCAGTACTTTGTAGGGGGCCAGGGATATGATTGCCCCTGTTCCGTCTCGACGTCAGCAGCCAATGTTGACGTTTCCAAGGAAACATTGTTCTCATTCTGGGCCGCTGGTCTCCTGGACAACAGAGCCTGCCAGCACGAGCCACATTCGCAGCGTAAGACGATGCAAATTAACATTTCGGTTATTTAAACGATCTTGCAGACAAGTGCTTTGCACATGTTAGTAACAGAGCTAATCCATAACGTGTGTTCAGTTAGTAGCGATCAATTGTTTCCTCTGTGCGCTTTGCATATTACTCACCCTCAGATGAGCAGCTCTGTTTTTGAATGTATTTGAACCCGGGACTGTGGCTGactgtatgtgtatttattttatagaacgCTATTATGAGCTGGGAGCTGGCATTCAAGACGACTTTATTTGGACAGATCACTTGTCCCCACAATTGCAAAGAAACCAGCAGGTATGGGAGCAACAAAGTGTGTCTCTGAATTCGGCTTCAGGACGCACAGTTCTGCATCTGTGTAAAACACATGTCTGTAGCCTGTCAGTTTTAATAGCCCATAACAACAACTAAGAAGACTTCAGGTACTGGAACGTGTTTTCAATGTGAACAGCAGACTCTTTTGCCTGTAAATAATGAGTATGATCAAGCCACTGCTGCACCTCAactctttccttttctttttaagctTCAGGATACTTTGTTACAGAAAGAAGAAGAACTGGCGAGGTTACATGACGAAAACAACAAACTGAAGGAATATTTAAATTCTACTTTTGTCAAGGGCTTGGAGGAAAAAGCTAaggtatttatgtatgtatttatttaaccttgtaacattacatttttgataaaaaaaaaaaaaaaagaatagtactGGGTATTCAATTCTAAACAATGAATTGTGTAAAAAGTAAGATTTAGTCAATGCACTTTTCAGCAACataatacaggcataatacatgaCGCATTAAACAAGCCCCCCAACTCTCTCAATATCAGAGCACTTCAGTGTTAAAAGCTTGCAGTAAATGGCACTTTgttctatgatttttttttttttaatttcagatacTTTTGCACAATGGTCCCAGAGTGGATTGTAGACCCAGAAATAAGAGGAGGAGGGTGCTTGGGGAGGAGGGTGTGCCCGCCTCCACTGCCAGTCAGCTGCTACCTGGCAGCTCCCTAAAGAAAGCCTGCAGGAACCTGTCCCTGGAGTTCTGCACTGCCGAGGAGCTGGCTCACACTCCCTCTGTGGACTCGTGGGTCCTGCGGACCCTTGGACTAAAGGACGTTGACACCATCGACCATTCAGCTAACTACAGTGATCTACTGACCTCGCTAGACGATCACAATGCCCTCCACGCTGATCCCGGGGTGGGAGTGGAGTACACTGGCAGCCCATGCAGCTTAGATTCCTGCTACCTCCCTCCGCTCTCCTCCTCCACTCCACGGGCTCATGCCATGCACCTGCCGGGCAGTGCCACACCCTCCCCGTTTAAATCCCCTTACAGCGTAGACGTTTCCCGCAATAAAACCGAAGTTGCCTTTACCATGTCCCTCAACCCTCACCGCAGTGTGAAGACTCACAGCTTCGAGCAGGGGCAGGCTTttgtgtgcagagatgatcaggCCGGCTGGAAGTTCACATGGGTCCCCAAACAATCCGAGTAATGCCTGCTGCATTAGTCCTGCCATCTGAAGAGCACAGACTTTACTGTTTACATAATATCGATGCACTTCAATTTGCCTGGGTGAAATGGGTCTTCTTTTGCTTCTTcacttattattttgtattattattgttattattttatttatagtccGGGAGAATGAATGACCCAGCCCAAGTTAATTACAATGcctaaacttttaaaaaggggGGAGAAAGACTTTAGCACATTTACAAATACCTAGGTGGAATGTTACAGAAACTGAAATCAgagaatacagtattttatagaaCAGGGATTAATAAATGGGCACAATGGTCATATTGCATGGCAATAGCAAAATGAACTgcataacattatttttgttttgcaaaggTGCACAAAGTACAATATAAATGCAAAAGTATTGCAGACGTTTTGGACATAAGTGTCTTCATTGTTTCCTTGCTGCCTCAAATCTGTGCCTTTACAAACGTTTCTGTtatctttattttagttttctctcTTTAAAACATGTGGGATTATCCTATGCTTGCCACTGTACTTACAGCCAGTGTCAATTCTGTAACTGCTGGTGTGCACCTAACCTCTACTGCCTTACACAGAGAGCCAATGTCTCCTTTtatacacacagagaaacactaaAGCCCTTTCCAATGTTAATATGCTGCTGTTGAGATGAATTTCATCTCTGGACACTAAGTAGAAGATTTGTAAATGGAAACTTTGTTCTTTGCATTCTAATCACAATAACatcaaatgtaatgttaatattgTATTGTTGCGTCATGTTTTCTACTTTTGTAAGATACtcttaattaattatttgtacagatattgttttaattgtgtgcgTTCTTGTATTGCTAACGAGCCTGTGTATAGACtgtaaagttgttttattttgtatcgtCCTATTACTACaatttattaaccctaaccctaactgaaAGTTCCTTGGTACATTTTAACTAAGTGAAACATTTACACATAGCCAGTTACTGGGAGGCCCGATGCAAGACTTCAGATGTAAATTTCACACTGTTAATCCAAATGtttcagaattaaaaagaaatgtggtgCAAAGCTTTACTAAACacatcagtgtttattttatatatcttgGATGGATGAAAAAGCGCAAGCGCTACAGTATAGGAGTATCTGTTTAGAAGCTGGCGTCTATGAAATAGGGTTAAGCATTTACTTGTAGAGCAGCCGCATCCCACAAGCATTGTTTATTCactttataaacaaatatttgttgcGTTTTGATCAAGTCCGCCACTGGACTTGTTTAATGCGATTGGAGTTGTGCAGTTTATTGTATGTTAATTATTTTCAGACAATTGATCCTCTGCTGTGATTTGCAATATAATATGGGCCTATGGTGGTTGGGTAAACCATTTCTACAACGTTAAACAAACAGGTCTAGCGGGACATATTTTCACAgcatttcctccagtctttaattaaaggAGAGAAATCCATTTGCCTCTCACAGAATGAgcaatacacatttaaaagtgaattttATTGACT
Coding sequences within it:
- the LOC121327280 gene encoding geminin coiled-coil domain-containing protein 1-like; translated protein: MSAVVSCQDQYFVGGQGYDCPCSVSTSAANVDVSKETLFSFWAAGLLDNRACQHEPHSQQRYYELGAGIQDDFIWTDHLSPQLQRNQQLQDTLLQKEEELARLHDENNKLKEYLNSTFVKGLEEKAKILLHNGPRVDCRPRNKRRRVLGEEGVPASTASQLLPGSSLKKACRNLSLEFCTAEELAHTPSVDSWVLRTLGLKDVDTIDHSANYSDLLTSLDDHNALHADPGVGVEYTGSPCSLDSCYLPPLSSSTPRAHAMHLPGSATPSPFKSPYSVDVSRNKTEVAFTMSLNPHRSVKTHSFEQGQAFVCRDDQAGWKFTWVPKQSE